The region AAGATGTCAACCTGTCGTGGCCGATTGTGTGTGCGGCGGTAACAGCAAGCGATATCGGGATGAATGCAACGAAACCCCCGGCGCTTcttccccagtgtataaatgtacatgtaaGTGTGTATTCATACATTCCCTGTCTTATGCAGCCGTGCCCGTCCATCTCCCGCATCCGATGCTCTTTCATTAGCCGTGTACACACCGCCGGcgtggcgcatgtgtgacatcacacacatgccgcGTGCTATATGCCAGCAGACGGACTACACAAGACAGGTGATGTATAAACATACACgtgcatttatacactggggaagCAGCGCCGGGGGTTTCGTCGTGTTCGTCGCTCGTCCCGCTATCGCTTGCCGTTACCGGCGCAATCCCGATCGAGTAAATAGGccctacatgcagcatgtccagtCGATACATGCAGCCAATTTCGACCCGAGATTGGTCGCATCGTCGATTGGGCAcgcacttggcggcacagatttacATCCGATTATAGCAAGCGGCGCGCTTGTGATGGCGCGTGTATAGGGCTATGGGGGGAATATTCAAATACAATAACAACAAAATTtagattcattttttttattaattcggAAAtacacattaaataaaaataaataacagtaacaaagagcagatacgGCAAAATTTTACAGACTGTAATTTACAGATTATTTACAAGCGGACCTGTCGTGTTCCACATCTGTCCGATAACTTTTCAATAGTTAAGGATTCCATGCGGAGTTCTGGGTGGTTACACCCCCCTCCCCGACAGAGAGCAATGTATAGAATTCTTATATCTTGGGTCGGCCCCCCTGGACAGATAACAATGTATAGAACTATTACATCCGGCGTCGGCCCCCCGGACACTGCAAAACCAAGATACGGGGACCTTATTGTTCTGTCCACTGAACCCCCCAGACCCTGCCTCGCTCCCCATTAACattccatcaaaaaaaaaaaacgagtgaACAACAATTTAAGCGGCCCTgggttttttagttttttttttttttatattttctgtaGATTCAATGTTTATATAGAATctaatgaaaatatatatatatatacatacatacatacatacatacatacatacatacatacatacatacatacatacatacacacacatatatatatatatatatatatatatatatatatatatatatatatatatacatatatatatttttaaatgtcTTATTATGTCCCCCCTCTAACCCTGTACATCAAACATAATTATTTGCACAAAACAGCATTCATGTCATTCAACATTTACACCGTATATTTCCATCTAGTTCTCTCCCTAGAAGGAATGCTGGTTCCAGGGCGCAGGGCAGCCTGGCTTTACACCCAGGAACTAGCAATTCTCTCTGGACATTGTTCTTTGTAATCCTCACTCAATGAACAGTATCGTACATAATCATATGTCACACAAGCCtagagcagcatcagccagtgagTAACTACAAGAGCCTGCTCCGACAACagcccatgctgggacttgtagttcctcagcagCTAAACAGCAACTCTATATCACAGAGCAACACAAGATAaagtaatgacataagacagtaacATACAGAGTGATGCCAGAACAGATGTTGGGTGCAGTTCTGTAGTCTGACCAAAAACAATGAAACTTGTGAGTTCAGTATTGTCAGTCTGTCATTGGCAGATCTCAAGTCCACCTCCAGCCATTGGCTTTCAGGGATCCAGGTGGCCTGGCATCTCATTGGCTGGTTAGGGCAAGGGGGGTGCCCCTGAGTTACCTTGTGAGATTGTCCCAGAAGCTGACTGAGCAGCACAGACAGTATTTGTTTCAGGTACAGCCTTACTGTAGATCGGAGAAGTGCTTCACTTGCGGCTCAGTTTGggaccttttggtaagctgaagtagacaaaggtcaaagaaggtggcaggtgggctccttgcccccccccccccccactaggccccaagcacctgcctaggttgcctggtggatcatCCTGTTATGGCTCAGTCGTGAAGCTTTCCCTGGTGAAGTTGGACAGGTTTATAGATACTGCATCCTGGGGGTGCTGGCCCGCACGTCAGAGCAATCGTCGTTGCACTGCTGCACCTTCCGCTGCTCCATCGGCAATTTATAGCTGTTGCAGTAGGTTTTTGGGCGtgggcagccacaagcacagctcCAGATCACGATCAGATCAATTCCGGAAAAAAGGATGAAGGCAATGCAGGGCCAGGCCACCATCAAGGCTTCTCCTATCTCAATCCTAACGGCTCCTTGGGTAAGGTTGGTACTATAGGATTTTTGGGTAATGTAGATGGTGACCCAGACGACGGAAATGTAAATAAGGACTAGGCTTATGAGATACAGGATTCCTGCAGTCAGCGTTAAGCAGTGTCTGTCCTGCTtgctacagcagcagcagctacagcAACAGGAAGACACTATCCCAAGTATAGAACAGAAAAAGGCCAGAACCGTCAGGCCAAGTGCGAAGCACATAAAGACACGGCTGGCCTTGAGATCGGGGGTGAGGGACACTTGGGTGTTATAGGTAGTACAATGCATGGTCTCTTTGTACTGGTAGAGGCAGGTCAACCACAAACCGTCATAGCGGCTGAACCACGTCCCATCGATCCTTCCGGTCTCTATCACCAGTCCGTTGTTTTCCGCCAAGACCACAAGCCGCCATTGGACCATGAAGGTGATGACCCAAGTCAAGATCACCCCGATTCCCCCGAAGATGATCCCAAGGATGTGCATCAAAATGCAGCCCATGATTGTCAGCAGCAAGGCAGGAGAGCTTTCCTCGTACTAGTAGCTGTGACCTGCAATGTACTAATGTGCCAGACTGGATCCGAGGCGGCCAATTTATGAGAGGAGTCACGTGGAAGGATTATAAAAGGAATGAAATAATTATAGTCTGAGAGCATCAATGATCTCACACAATGCAAATCTACTCTGGCTCCAATCTGCATGCATAATGCCGGTGTTCTTTTACCTCTGGGACCTGTGGCAGCTCCAGACAATGGGGAGCGACGCCCGGAGTGGCCACATGGTCCGAACTACGAACGCGTGCCACGTGTCTGAGTCTACGCCGCCATCTAAACTCCAATCAGCTCATACAAATAAATCATGTGATCAGATCCAAATAATTCCTCCAGATATTGCCTGCGCATCTAAGTAACAAACTTTATGTTCACTAGTATTATTGTAAATGCTGAATATATTGCTCAGAAGCAATATGGAatattgtcaagagaaaaattagacaagatagcagtgttaggaagagagagagagagagagagagaggaatctacctggctatctggggttctcttttgacaactgttgaacacaaaagacaaggccatgtctggctacatatctgtaagcagtggctgctttgtgtaatggttaagggctctgcctctgacacagaagaccagagttcaaatctcgtctctgtctgttcagtaagccagcacctattcagtagaagaccttaggcaagtcttcctaacactgctactgcctatagagcgtgccctagtggctgcagctctggtgctttgagtccgccaggagaaaagtgtgatataaatgttatttgtcttgtctaatttttctcttggattgagcataaatggtaaatgctaggccaccttcagttagtactgttgtggtacagcggttaaggtacttgcccaccacacagtgagacctgggttcaattctcagctatggtatgtaaactggcttttgaaataatataattctctggcagattagacagagggaggagggaataggtagaagggtaggaggactaaaataggggtttatgtgaaatctagatttttgcctgggacttttgatgtgtatttcactcaatcatgtgtgcctccaggtattagagcccttgaaacatgttttctatcatttttctagccgtcagaattttttctatttttcaaagttcacctccccattgaagtctattgcggttcgcgaactttttcgcgaaccgaacctttcgtggaggttcgcgaaccgaaaatctgaggttcgcgacatctctattgatGAGATTTGCGGGATCGTAAGTCATTGAAAGGTAGTTCTCGATTGTCGATAAGCGCACTTTCTCCAGATAAGATCATAAAAGCCTATATTCTGATCGTCAAAAATCTGTATTCTGATCGACCATAGAATCGTTTCAGGTAGATTTTCCACATACTGTGTGATATTCTGTACCATTCTGTCTTatctgattaaccacttaaggacctggggattttcttctgatcggtgctgcatggactctccagcccgcagcacagatcaggattatgccagggcgatcagacttacccccttttttccccactagggggatgtcctgctgggggggtctgatcgccgccggcttgctgcgctttgcgaggggggctcttcaaagcccccctccggagcATTTcggcgctctctccctccctctccctccccctgtgagcagcgcaggacggatatccgtcttgcgcattgtaggataggcttcagcctatcaaatgacgccgatccccagccaatcagaggccagggatcgcccatctgctctacggcgctgctgcacagcagcgccgtatgatgttaacagcggggatttcttccgtgtttacattttgccgccgagccgcgatcggcggctctccggctgtacacggagacaccctccgtgaactgacatggaaaggccgctcgatcgagcggccgtttccatggtaacccacttaagacctgctgagtGGTGTTAAACAGATTTGATTAAACGATAGCATCTgtggaaacagctgtttgtagAAGCCTGTTTATTCAGCATTACAGaacttttcactttttttcccacACTACAAACATGGTATTTTTTCATGTATTTGTCTAAATGAGTAAAATGAGGTTCCCTTCCGGTGACCGGTAATATGACAGGAAATAAGGTGGGCTTTCTCGTTTCCTCAGAGTTCCACTTTATATAATGCTGGTTACCCCACCTGCTATTCATGCCAGAAGCTTCTGATACCCAGACAGGAAGTCCGGTGACCAGACTATTGCTATATGTTGTTTTAAAATACTGTTCCATTGGTGTGCCAAAAAACGAATTGATTCAGAGCAGGACAGAGAttgcttaagggcccattcacatttgcaaattgcaaaatgctagcgctttgctctggcgattttttTTGAGTTGAACACGAAAAAATTcgccatttacattttttttttagcaatcgcgtttagcgcttctatagcactaaaacgcaatccccaggaaatcgcctgaaaattatGCAGGCTAAACGTTTGCGTTTGGACATTTGCGTTAATCGTCAGCgagtaacgcaaatcgcccaagtgggaATGGGCccatagcgcttgagcgttttgccgaaatcgccgctgCCATGGCTGCAAGGAGACATCCATCATTCAGAGCCTCCGAAGTTAGACTGTGCTCTACACATACATCtagtgacttggcggccgatccaccatcagattcaataattattattgaatcagatgaaaatcgctgCTGCCAAGTGCATACCTGATCGATGTTGTGACCAGTTTAGGGCTGAGCATGTCAATCGGAGATGCTGTAAGATGTCAACCTGTCGTGGCCGATTGGGTGTGAGGCGGTAACAGCAAGCTATATCGGGATGAATGCA is a window of Hyperolius riggenbachi isolate aHypRig1 chromosome 6, aHypRig1.pri, whole genome shotgun sequence DNA encoding:
- the LOC137522244 gene encoding claudin-8-like: MGCILMHILGIIFGGIGVILTWVITFMVQWRLVVLAENNGLVIETGRIDGTWFSRYDGLWLTCLYQYKETMHCTTYNTQVSLTPDLKASRVFMCFALGLTVLAFFCSILGIVSSCCCSCCCCSKQDRHCLTLTAGILYLISLVLIYISVVWVTIYITQKSYSTNLTQGAVRIEIGEALMVAWPCIAFILFSGIDLIVIWSCACGCPRPKTYCNSYKLPMEQRKVQQCNDDCSDVRASTPRMQYL